In Halorientalis sp. LT38, a genomic segment contains:
- a CDS encoding PAS domain S-box protein, whose translation MGSEAATEQLKVSEVVRKVQQAICDSATRAELEAAVCEAFADSDPYVFAWIGEHDPETDAVVSRASAGIEDGYLDEISLSVEDPSGPRGPTAKAVRTGAIQTMQHIRSDPEYEPWRAQALDRGFESSAAVPIASDDQQYGVLNVYSDRAAAFDESEARLLSELGVTFATAIDRIETRAELRSSKQKYETLTERISDAYYAVDADWKITYWNEQMAERTGRSASAVCGEVLWEAFPELLETTAETQYRDAMASQESRSFEQYVEAPYDYWVEVDIYPDADGLSIFSRDVTDRMADEQELLETRNMLQEMIESAPDPIVMLDEDRRVTLWNPGAERVFGWTEAEIVGERTPFVPDERGTEFETFVTSLDRGESDLFVDTVRRTKDGERIDVSLSSTRVEADGELIGYLGIFKDIGERKQYEQELEEHRDSLEVLNQVVRHDIRNDLQVILAYSEVLAEQVDDELREYVDHVLASTETAIDLTHSAGDLAEVLSQADAECRPLPVRSALETQLEEVRKINRAASITVDGQIPDVTVSANEMLSSVFRNVLKNAIQHNDKPVPTVTVSVSDEADHVAVAIADNGPGIPDERKAEVFGKANRGLESEGTGLGLYLVDQLVTEYGGDVRLEDNEPDGTVVVVDLPKAE comes from the coding sequence ATGGGCAGCGAGGCGGCAACGGAACAGCTCAAGGTCAGTGAGGTCGTTCGGAAGGTGCAGCAGGCTATCTGCGATTCGGCGACGCGAGCGGAACTGGAGGCGGCCGTCTGCGAGGCGTTCGCCGATTCGGATCCCTACGTGTTCGCCTGGATCGGCGAACACGATCCGGAAACGGACGCGGTGGTCTCGCGGGCCTCGGCCGGCATCGAGGACGGCTATCTCGACGAGATCTCTCTCAGCGTCGAGGACCCGTCCGGTCCGCGCGGCCCGACGGCGAAGGCAGTCAGGACCGGCGCCATCCAGACGATGCAGCACATCCGGTCCGATCCGGAGTACGAACCGTGGCGCGCGCAGGCACTCGACCGCGGGTTCGAGTCGAGCGCCGCCGTCCCCATCGCTAGCGACGACCAGCAGTACGGCGTGCTGAACGTCTACTCCGACAGGGCGGCCGCGTTCGACGAGTCCGAAGCCCGCCTCCTCTCGGAACTGGGAGTGACGTTCGCGACCGCTATCGACAGGATCGAGACGCGGGCGGAACTCAGATCCAGCAAACAGAAGTACGAGACGCTGACCGAGCGCATCTCGGACGCCTACTACGCCGTCGACGCCGACTGGAAGATCACCTACTGGAACGAACAGATGGCCGAACGGACTGGCCGATCGGCGTCGGCGGTGTGTGGTGAGGTCCTCTGGGAGGCGTTCCCGGAACTGCTCGAAACCACGGCCGAGACCCAGTACCGTGACGCGATGGCGAGCCAGGAGTCGCGCTCGTTCGAGCAGTACGTCGAAGCGCCCTACGACTACTGGGTCGAGGTCGACATCTATCCCGACGCGGACGGGCTCTCGATTTTCTCCCGGGACGTCACGGACAGAATGGCAGACGAACAGGAACTCCTGGAGACCCGGAACATGCTCCAGGAGATGATCGAGAGCGCGCCCGACCCGATCGTCATGCTCGACGAGGACCGCCGGGTCACGCTGTGGAACCCCGGCGCCGAGCGCGTCTTCGGCTGGACCGAGGCGGAGATCGTCGGCGAACGCACGCCGTTCGTCCCCGACGAGCGGGGCACGGAGTTCGAGACGTTCGTCACCAGCCTGGATCGGGGGGAGTCGGACCTGTTCGTGGACACGGTGCGTCGCACGAAAGACGGCGAGCGGATCGACGTGAGCCTCTCCTCGACCCGCGTCGAGGCCGACGGCGAGCTCATCGGCTACCTCGGCATCTTCAAAGACATCGGGGAGCGAAAGCAGTACGAACAGGAACTCGAAGAACACCGCGATAGCCTCGAAGTGTTGAACCAGGTGGTCCGACACGACATCCGGAACGACCTCCAGGTGATTCTCGCCTACAGCGAAGTCCTCGCCGAGCAGGTCGACGACGAGTTACGGGAGTACGTCGATCACGTCCTCGCCAGCACCGAGACGGCCATCGACCTGACACACTCCGCGGGCGACCTCGCGGAGGTACTGTCGCAGGCGGACGCCGAGTGTCGACCCCTGCCCGTCCGGAGTGCCCTGGAGACCCAGCTCGAAGAGGTTCGGAAGATCAACAGGGCGGCGTCGATCACCGTCGACGGGCAGATTCCCGACGTCACCGTCTCGGCCAACGAGATGCTCTCGTCGGTGTTCCGGAACGTGCTGAAAAACGCGATCCAGCACAACGACAAGCCGGTCCCGACGGTGACGGTCTCGGTCAGCGACGAGGCCGATCACGTCGCGGTCGCCATCGCCGACAACGGACCCGGCATCCCCGACGAGCGGAAGGCCGAGGTGTTCGGCAAGGCGAACAGGGGCCTCGAGAGTGAGGGGACTGGCCTCGGCCTGTATCTGGTGGACCAGCTCGTCACGGAGTACGGTGGCGACGTGCGCCTCGAGGACAACGAACCCGACGGGACGGTCGTCGTCGTCGACCTCCCGAAAGCAGAGTGA
- a CDS encoding class I adenylate-forming enzyme family protein codes for MEYHDGNRLAHMGDLPAMAADRYGEKTAFVFQGRETSFESLEREANQVANLLLDSGVDPGDRVGLFVPNTPRFPKAYFGAIKAGAVPVPLNLRMDPETLAFVVDDAGIDVLFGSPFLADEVKELAAATAVETTFLPGVSDDGIVNYSHAIDDCEETFDREAAGVDREYGDVAVQPYTSGTTGRPKGVMLTHENLLSTIEAYDNGGLPLDPDDTFLLVLPLFHIYGLNALMGSGLYSGAKMVLLARPEPEPMLQAIEANDVTNFAGVPAMYTMMYRTYREDPDAWDLSSLESVTCAAAPLADATRREIMERWDVPMVEGWGMTETGPAGTVEPSRGVRKGAGCVGPVLDNIDIKLVDAETRETVLTTDQLEPFPDESIDFDDEDSVTGEIAIRGPNVFEGYYNRPEKTDQVFDDEGYFYTKDIARVDADGYFWIVDRADDMIIAGGENVYPAEVEDALYEHPDVEEAAVVGAAHEVKGEAPVAYVVLTEGSDATERELREFTLDYVPTYAHPRRIFFVDELPRSATQKVQRYKLEEETDERLDGPLTSENEDL; via the coding sequence AGACGAGTTTCGAGAGTCTGGAACGGGAGGCAAACCAGGTGGCGAACCTGCTGCTCGACAGCGGCGTCGACCCCGGCGACCGCGTCGGCCTGTTCGTCCCGAACACGCCGCGGTTCCCGAAGGCCTACTTCGGCGCGATCAAGGCGGGCGCCGTTCCGGTGCCGCTGAACCTCCGGATGGACCCCGAGACGCTCGCCTTCGTCGTCGACGACGCCGGCATCGACGTCCTCTTCGGCTCGCCCTTCCTGGCCGACGAGGTGAAGGAACTCGCCGCGGCGACGGCCGTCGAGACCACCTTCCTCCCAGGCGTCTCCGACGACGGGATCGTCAACTACTCCCACGCCATCGACGACTGCGAGGAGACGTTCGACCGCGAGGCGGCGGGCGTCGACCGGGAGTACGGCGACGTGGCCGTCCAGCCCTACACCAGCGGGACGACGGGCCGGCCGAAAGGGGTGATGCTCACCCACGAGAACCTGCTATCGACGATCGAGGCCTACGACAACGGCGGGCTGCCGCTGGACCCCGACGACACCTTCCTGCTCGTGCTTCCCCTGTTCCACATCTACGGCCTGAACGCCCTCATGGGATCGGGCCTCTACAGTGGCGCGAAGATGGTCCTGCTGGCCCGGCCCGAACCCGAGCCGATGCTCCAGGCCATCGAGGCCAACGACGTGACCAACTTCGCGGGCGTGCCGGCCATGTACACGATGATGTACCGGACCTACCGCGAGGATCCCGACGCCTGGGACCTCTCCTCGCTGGAGTCGGTCACCTGCGCGGCCGCGCCGCTGGCCGACGCGACCCGCCGCGAGATCATGGAGCGCTGGGACGTCCCGATGGTCGAGGGCTGGGGGATGACCGAGACCGGTCCCGCCGGCACGGTCGAGCCATCCCGGGGCGTGCGGAAGGGAGCCGGCTGCGTCGGCCCCGTACTGGACAACATCGACATCAAACTCGTCGACGCCGAGACGCGGGAGACGGTGCTGACGACCGATCAACTCGAACCGTTCCCCGACGAGTCGATCGACTTCGACGACGAGGACAGCGTCACGGGCGAGATAGCGATCCGCGGGCCGAACGTCTTCGAGGGCTACTACAACCGCCCGGAGAAGACCGACCAGGTGTTCGACGACGAGGGCTACTTCTACACCAAAGACATCGCCCGCGTCGACGCGGACGGCTACTTCTGGATCGTCGACCGCGCCGACGACATGATCATCGCCGGCGGGGAGAACGTCTACCCCGCCGAGGTCGAGGACGCCCTCTACGAACACCCCGACGTCGAGGAGGCCGCCGTCGTCGGCGCCGCCCACGAGGTCAAGGGCGAAGCGCCGGTGGCGTACGTGGTCCTCACCGAGGGCAGCGACGCGACCGAGCGCGAACTCCGGGAGTTCACGCTGGATTACGTCCCGACCTACGCCCACCCGCGACGGATCTTCTTCGTGGACGAACTCCCCCGCAGCGCCACCCAGAAGGTCCAGCGGTACAAGCTCGAGGAGGAGACCGACGAGCGCCTCGACGGCCCGCTGACCTCCGAGAACGAGGACCTCTAG